TGTTGAATATGACGGTAGCAAATTCAGTGGCTACGTTGATATGGGTCCTAACATTGAATGTAACAAGACAGAAATAGCTAAAGAAGCATTAGTTTTCcttttgaattatattaacgAGTCTTGGAAGATTTCCATTGGATTTTTTCTTGTTAGCACTATTGGTGCAGAacagaaatataatcttgTTCTTTGAGCACTGAGATTACTTTATGATCATGGGATGAATGTTGTAAGTGTCACTTTTGATGGCGCGCCATCAAATATTAGCATGTGTAAAAAGTTAGGATGTGACTTAAATGTAAATTCCTTTCAGACTCATTTTAAGCACCCCATCTTTGAAGAACCCGTTGTGGTGTTCATCGATCCCCGTCACGCATTAAAGCTATTTCGCAATTGTCTTGCAGAATATTCATCAATGGTCGATGATGAAGATAATCTCATACAATGGAGATATTTTGTTAAGCTCAACAATTTACAGGAACAGGAGAAGTTACATTTAGGTAACAAACTTAAAAgacaacatattttatttcaaaaacaaaaaatgaaagtAAAGCTCGCTTCACAAACATTTAGCAGATGCATTTGAGATATGTGATTCAGATTTGCAGCTTACCGAATTTGCAGGTTGTGCACCAACCATCAGAGCAACTAGATtgattaatgatatatttgatatCCTAAATACCAGAagtattaaacaatttaaattcaaacaaGCACTACATGAAGGCAATAAAGAATACGTTTTCAAAAAACTTGATGAATGTTTCGAGTATATTTCAAAACTGCGGGAATGCAAAAATGGGCAATTCTTAATTAATGGTAGAAAAAAGACAGTTTTATCGGGTTTTTAACATGCATTAATAGCTTAAAAGTCTTTATAACAAAAGCCTTTATAACAATTTGATTGTATCGaaagatattttgaaatacataCCTACCTGTAAACTAAGTCAAGATCATAATGAgtttgtaacgatgcgccccgAAACGCATTATTCCCGGCGAGCATCAGTCGGATGCCGCCCGGCCGAACACCCGCCGGGCGAGACAAGGCACGATGTGTCCTTTTTTAATCGAATCATCTCGCGTATCAGTCCGCGAACGAACTTATCGCGGCAACCGACTCGGAGCGCCGAGCGGTGTCGAAAACGGCCGAAAGCCACCGAACGCAATCGCGGCGTCGGGACGCCGTACTTCCCGAACGCTCCGCCGCTCCATCCCGGCGCGCGCGATTGCCGTCGCGTATACCCCCGCCACGCCGACACACCATCACGGGTGTATATGAACCAAGCAATTGTCGCTAACTTGTAGATTCCGCCGTGAGCCAGCAACCGATCCGACCGATTCTCCGCTGCTCACGGATCCCGAAATCCCACAGTCGAACAACCAGGAGGTAGAGAACTCTCTCTGCCTGTGCCGAGTGAAGTATCTAGGCGGTTGACTTGATCTTCCATCCGAACATCTGTGACACCGGAGTGAACCAGGGTAAGAGAGTTCTTCTCTTACTCGCTAAAGGTCTTGGCCACCCGGTGCCGCCTCCCGCCTACACGAATCGATGCGCCAGGAGATAGAGAGTACTTCCCTATCTCCGCTAAGGGTCTTAGCCGCTCGATATCGCGTCTAATCGCGCTCCAGCGCCGCGTGCGATTACCGCCGCCGCTGTCCGAGCTTGCGATACCGCGTCAACCCACGCCGCGATCGCACACCGTATCTCCGCGAGCCCGCGCGCCCGCCGACCCGCAAACTCCGCGATCTCTGTATATCGTCGCTATAACAGCGTCCGCGAACTCTGCGATTTCTGTATCGCCGCCATCGTAACCGCGTCCGCGATCTATTGTATACATATCTGTCTACTCCGCGATCTCCGTACACCGCCGCTATCGTAACCGCGTCCGCGATCTATTGTACATATCTGTCTACTCCGCGATCTCTGTATACCACCGCTATCGTAACCACGTCCGCGATTTGTTGTACATATCTGTCTACTCCGCGATCTCTGTATACCGCCGCTATCGTAACCGCATCCGCGATCTGTTGTACATATCCACCGCCTCCACGATCACCTCAATGTATTCAcgattaattgaataaattctgttacgttgttttatatttcgaCCGAGTCTTGTGTCTTCCTCCGCGCCTACTTCGAACCCCGACCAGCCGCGAGCTAGATCCGCGCTTCGGAAGCTAGGTTGTTTTAAGTTATTCTTTGGTTGCATTCGCAGTCAAGACGGCTGCAACAATAACCCGACAGTCAGACAGTTTAAAgctgcatataaaaaattacttattcaTTCTGAAATGAAAGACATTGATTTAGGCAACTGTATACCATTGAAATCGATAACGATTTTGCACATATCATCAAATCCGGTAGCTACATTAAATACATCGACACCACAGTTTTGAGTGACAAATAATGAGTACAATGAAAGCACTTTAGACAACGAATGTCATTTGCCTACGACTGTACATTTTACTGATTTTTCAAAAGTGATCACTTTCCGtcctagggaggaaagtggttactttcgTCCCGCTATGCCGTCCTGGAGTGAAATAGCcactctcgcctctctctagGCATGGAGGTCGATCTTTCCGTaaagatattgtgaaaaatattgtgtGCACCTCGGGGCGAAAGttttttcagactcgtgtgatttgccgccctcgccttcggctcgggcGGCAAATTTCACGCTtgtctgaaaaacgctactttcgccccttggtgcacaatatactattgcTTGTCCCCGCAGGGTTTGCAAGGCGTTTTTATAAGAAACGTACCCAAACTATTACAACAAgttttacacaaatttttacacattcTTTTAACCTAAACTGGCGTTTTTTAAGGACGTATTTAACCCTTTACAAAACATACACCTTCCTAACCAAACCTGACCATTACGGCCCTTTACACTCTTTCCTCCCTCCCCTTCTCGCCCTCTACCCTGATCTCATTCCCCATTCCTCCCTCTCCTCGTTCCGTCTCCACTCTCTGGCGTCATCGTCTCCTTCCTTGCATGACAAACCTTCTCCCTCACaacaaattttacacaaatttttacacatcCTCTTACTGGCGTTTTTCAGAGACGTACTCAACCCTTTACAAAACATACACCTTCCTAACCCGGCCTGACCATCGCGGCCCTATACACACTACATTACCTCCCTCCCTTCCACGCTTTAAACTCCCCACCCTCTCATTTCCCTCTTTTCCGCCCTACTTCTGTCCGCCATTTCCTCGCACGACAGGCTCTCTGCACTTTAACTGGGCTCTCTTCTTTTCAGACGCCTCTCCTATTGCCTCCTTCGCTTCCTATCCAGCTCCTCTCCGCATCCTGCCATCTCCTTGTCCTGCTCCCATTCTGCACACAAAACTTTGTCAAACCTCTCCTTACAACCCACAATCTTAACCCCCTCCTTACTCCCTTTCCTTAAAGAAACCCCCTCTTATTTTACCCAAACAGACCACCAGACCAGCTTTCTCGAGTAATACACCTTTCGTCTTTAACCGCCGCCTCGACGTCTCGCCGTAGTGCCACCCCGCTCGGCATCTGACCCCCGGCGCCGTTTCGGTTCTCCTCCACTCACCCCGCCAAAGCTGCCCTCCTGTTCTTCGCCTCATCCTACCTCACCACTTTCCCTTCCCCCTCCTCGCTTGCCTGCCTCTCTTCCCTCCTCCCGCTCGTTTCTACTCCCCTCTCTCCACTCTCACCTTTCCGCTCTCCTCTCTTTGCCCTCCGTTCGGTCCTTTTCCTCCTCTATCCTTTCACCGTTCTTCGCTCTCCACGTTCTCTTTTCGCCCCTCTTCGCTCCACACTTCTCACTCTCCATGctcccctctctcccttctccCCCCCGGCCACCTCTCTCCGTCTTTTTGCCATGCGTCGGCCAATTTCTCAGTTCACGCGCGCTCGGCTTCTCCTCTCCTTATTCGATCCCTCCTCCTTcgctttctcttcctctctctctcccccgtcCACGTGGCCGGCTACCCGTCCTACTCTCCACAGCCCTCGACTTGCCTCCATCGTTTGATCGATCGATCCGTCGCGCCGACTCACAGCTCCTTTCCTCACCAGCCGCGCCACTATCAGCAATCCCTCCGTCTCGcgttcgatcgatcgatcgcccGATCGATACTCCATGTTGTCATCTCACTCGACTCCCTCGTCTTGTAACATGTGCTGCCGACTAGCCGGTTCCCTGGTCTCCTCTCGTCCCTCCGAGCATGCTCACCCTCACGGCCGTTCCGGCGCCTCCACGCGCCGTCAGGCCCGGCAAGCAAGCCTCCTTGGTGCACCTCcatcttccttttctttacTTTCTCTTCCGTCTTCTCCCGTCTTGGACCTACTCCTCTGTCTGCATCCTCCCTCCAAAATCACACCATTATCCTAACCTCTTCCTTCCAGGCCTCTTCTTCTCCAACGGATTCCTAGCATCCCTCCTCATTCTCACCCTTACCTCCACTCACTCTACCTCCTTTCAGCCTCTTTTACTCCTTCTTTTTACCCTCCACCCTTACTCATTCTCACAACACTCTTTTCCGACACCCCTTCCTTCCATTATACAATCTACCTGTTTCCCTGCCGAGGGCTACGGAAGAACTCTATCACGCGTCAAGGTATCTTTTGTATTACTCAGACATTTTTCCGTTACCGCGAAATTCGTGGCGGGACGTATTGCGACCGGAACCGATTCGGTTATGTTTATGTTTTCTATTCGATTTCTTTGCGGGCACCGTAATCGACTCTATTCGAACCGGGATATTATTTGTTCTTATATTCTCTATTTCCATTATCATGCCTTCCATtctaattaagaatatattgcacttgttacattatttgtgTTGATTGCGCTGcgctccctctcctcctccccAAGATCTAACTGCGATCGCCTATCGAACTCACGCCTGAGATAATTGGCTTGGATTTCGCGTAACGTGGTGCGAgtaatcgcacctggcgcccataTCGAGCGCCGGAAATTACATCTGGTCGAGCTACCATACGTGACTAACAGCCTTTAACACTTTCAGCTTGCAgtgaaatatagatttttgaaATTTCGAGAAATTGACGGCGCGCTCCTTCTCGGCGGGCGAGACCGAGAGGACTCGTCGTCGTCATAACACACACAGTAACACATAGACAtatacgcacgcacacacactcGCATGTGTGCGCATTAGCAGACACGACATACTATGCAAGCAATCAGTGATGCGCAGGTTGAGATGCATTTCTGACAGGAAGTGCAGTCGATGAAATGAAGGTGGATGTAGCTGTACGAAAAGAAGACAAAGAGGTTAAGGATCTTATGGTAGAGGGAAGgtcattgaaatatttgactgCACAGTAGGAGAAAGAAGCGCGAAACTTGGCAGTGATACgatggaaagaaaagaaggtcGGGGTAACGAGTATTTGGGGCGTTAACGGCATGGAGCTCGGAGTTCAGATGCAAGAGACGTCAAAGGTAAGGAGGAGTATTAGAGTAAAGAAGACGGAAAACCAGGCAGCAGAGGTGAAGCGCAAAACGTTGTTGGATTTTTACCCTACGGGAGTTAGAATAAAGTAGGGATATATGGTCAAATTTTTGGACACTTTAGGAGAAGCGGAGACatgaattttgaatatattggATACGATTTAACAGTTGCTGGTTAAGTGCTGGAATATAAACGACGTCGGTGTAGTTAAAAAGTGAGATGACAAGCGATTGGGATATATGAAGCTTTTGAGAAGTGGAGAGGATGTGCCGGAAAGGATATAGAAGACGAAGCCGAGCGAAGGCAGCTCGACATTTTACGTCCACGTGCTGTTTAAACGACCAGGAAGAGTCGATGTGAACGTCGAGTATGTAAATTGAGGATGATAGAGGTATGGGTACGAAGTTTAGATAAAGGTCGAAAGATTAAGATTGAAGCTGAGATAACAGCACTGAAGAACCGGCAATAAGAAGCGAGGATTTGGAAGGGTTAATATGCAGTCCATTGAAGGATGCCCATTTAACTACCACTTTAAGGTCGCTGTTTAATGCAGCAATGGTAGAAGAGACATCAGATAGACGGAATAATTTGCGAAAAATCACGTCGTTGGCATATTTAAGAAGTTCGGCGAAAAAAGGAGTGGAGGACAGATCAGCGATGAAAATTATGAATAGTAAAGGACCGAGCACGGAACTCTGAGGTATGCCTGAGAGAACAGCGCGAGAAGGGGAGAAAATAGGCAAGGGATCATATAAAAGGACGCGCTGCAAGCGATTTGTTAGGAACGATTGTATAAAGGACAAGGTTGAAGGAGATAAGCCATAGTACTTGAGCTTAGCCAGAAAAAGATAAGGGTTGATCGTATCAAATGCCTTCGTGAAATCTAAAGTAATTAATGCAGTGAGGCACCCTGAGTCGAAACCCCACAGGACGGAGTCGGAGAGGTGGAGAAATTCAGTCGTGGTGCTATGCATGCCACGAAAACCGAACTGACACTCCGGAATTATCTTTGCTTTGTTGACAAATGCGTATAGTTGCAAGAAACATATGCGCTCAAGGAGTTTGGAGAGAAATGAGGGAAGAGAGATGGGGCGAAGAGAGGAGAAAGTGGAGGGGTCGCGAGATTTTGGGAATGGGGAGAACAACTACGTGTTTCCATGAGAAAGGAAAAGTATGAGAGGAGAGGGAGTAATTCAAAATATGGAGAAGAGGTTCGAGACATTGAGGAAagcaggaggaggagggaaGAGAATCAAGAAAATGATCATTTATAAGTTTAGGATTGTTATGTTGTGCGATTCCAAAAATGTCATGAATCGCGCGCGGTCGCGATAACCACAACGAAGTGCTTGGCGTAGTCGCGAGCGGGCGCGACAAGTACCGGTGAGGCGTGCGAGAACCGCGAATCGGAGCCGGTGCTCCGGCCCTCTCCTTGTTCCGGTGCTCCGACCAGAAGCAATACGGAGCTAGCAATAAACGGACGTATTAGTATCCTGCTAGTGATTCATTTCTGAACCCCAGCCCCCTACACAACAAGAATCAAGGAGATGGGAGGGTAAGGTATGCGAGGGAGATGCTGTTCCTCCAAGTACTGAGAGATTTCTCCAGAATTGACGAGGAGAGTTAAATGAAAGAGAATTTGTAAGATAAGCCTCCTTTTCACGGCGTATGGCATAGTTTACCTCGTTACGAAGTTGCTTATAACGATGCCAGTCGTGTTCGAACCGAGTGTGCCTATAACGAAAAAGGGCACGACGCTTCAGAGATATTAGTTTTCTGACGGCGGTGTTGAGCCACGGAGCCGGCGGACGTGACGCGCTCTTAAGAGTCAGCGGAGCGAGATACGATTAAACACGGACATTATGGAGGATGTGAAATAAGCGACCATCTCATCAACATGCGCCGCGCCGAACACAGGTGACCAGTCAGTCTTGAGTAACTCAGAGGAAATGTCGGAATGGCGTGGATGTTGCGAGAGAGGGTAATGCGGGCCTTGTGACAAGATCGAGCTATCTTCAGAATCGCCCAGACCATGAAATGATCGCTGATATCGAGTTTCTCTCCGACTCCATAGTCGACCACCTCCACACTATGCGAGATCGTGATAAAATCAAGAATGGATGATGTGTTCTGTGTAAGACGCGTTGGCAACTCTATGAGTTGTCGAAGAGAGAGGTTCGATGCTATGTCGCATAACAGTCGAGCGTTAAGTTCGTTGGGGCGGAGCATGTCGATGTTGAAGTCGCCCATACACACAATCTCGTCGGCGCTGCACGCAATGTGAGACAAGCGCGATTCAATGTAATGCATATTGGAGACAGGTGAGCGAGGAGGATGGTAAACGCAGGTACGGTAAATACAGCTACGCATCTGTGTGTCAGGCGAAGAGAGACAGCGACGATATCCACGAGTGTGCTAGGAGGAGGGGCACCAAGGTCAAtctggagaaagagagagagttattaatatataaatttagggTCGATCACGTCTCGCAGCTAAGTCTCTCCGATCGCCAGAATATCAAGTTGATGTTAGGCTATAAGATCTTTAACCAGTGTAAAGTAGggcaatatatatagtaaacgCGCGTTGATGTGAGCGACGCGAAGTGTTAGGCGGCTGATACTGATACCAGCAGCAACCGACCCAGTACGCGAATGACGTCAGACAGGTTCGGGGTAAGCCAAAGAGCTCGTCGGAGATGAGGCGTCGGGGTGCTGGAGCGGATTAGCAATTCGGTTCtaacgtaaatttttttattaagcggtatccataattaatgtagagaatctaagccaatttttagtactttttgaattaaaaaaaaactaaatttgagaaagttatagcttgctaaagtttctttgatgacgGCAACTTCAAAAGATTTTGCAGCGACACTATGACGTCACAGCATTttcgtgtactatattttcttcaattttgaagatatcgcaaaaattcaaaaaatttacaaagaaagtatgccATGATCTATCAGAATATACTGTCAAAAGTCGGTTAAAACCGAATTGTACCAATCTCCTTTAAACTTGAAGTTGGTGAATTGACTTGCTGCAGATAAAGCCCATTGCTGCAAATTTCTCGTAGTGAATTGCTGTTCTCTCGAGCCTCGACAAAACGATCATAGGTCCAAGAATCGATGGTAGAATATTTATCGATCTTTGTTCCTCCATGTTTAATATCTTCTTCCCATCTTTTCAAGTTCTGTAGGTTTCGAACGTGAACAACCTTTTTTTGTAGGTTCTTAAACTCTATTTAGGATGTTGCTTTGCGATATTCACGACTTTGATTTTGTACTCGAGATCAATATATTCCGccgccttcttcttttcctcctccACTACAAAATTCTCGTCATCCTCATCAACCTCGTGGAAAACATTCTCTTCGTCAATCTCGTGCAGTAAAATAAGCTCTTCATCCGTTATTAGCTTTTTTTCATCAAGCATTTCGACAGCACCATGGTACAGTTCTTCTCCGATTAACATTGCTTCTTGAGAAATTGAAGAAGACGATTCCGTCGCGATAAGGTCACTTTCGAGAAGAAGCTGTTCGAAATACACCACTGCATCTTTTAACCGTGTTTTCGCTACATCATTATGCAGCGAATTATCGTACACTTCACTGTCCGGTGTTGTTGACGAACCGGGCACTGACTCCATTTTGCTGTCGTGTTGCTATTCCGAAAGCTAACTATGAACTGTGGAATGACACTTGCTTTGGAGTCCCTAAACCGTCGAGCAGCTGGCGCTTTGTCTCCCTTTGGTTCAACAAAGGATATACGACCCGATCATAACAGTAaacatctctctttctctctcactctctttgaaaaaaaaaaaaaagcgatctCACGCTTATAAAGCaggcgccgcggcgccgtgCCCGCTGCGCCACACTTTCGGTTGGAGATTCGTGCACTGTCAAGCTACTAGTGATGCACGCAAATATTCAAATCGCTTTTTCTCAAAGACGCTTGAGAAGCGCGTCCTACGGCTTGGTCCATAAGAGTTTCTTTTTAAGCACTGCACGTACgtaaaattttagccaaatcgAGGATATGAACGTCATGATGTCAATGAACACGTGAACGCCTACATGCTACATTAAGCGTGTGGCACtacaagaagaaaaaggacGCAGCATGTCACGAACACGACATAGCTTATTCTCGGAGCAACGATCTCACCGAGAGACACGTGGCGGACAAGATACTCGCCAAGAGAGCGCTAGGACGTGTCATCGCGAAAGACTCGACTCTCTGCGAAAGAGCTGCAGCTACAGCCGTCTTGGTGGCCATGAAGACCAAGCGGAAGCTCGGAATGGGTTTGAAAATgaagacgaagacgaagaaaaGAGCGGATCCGAAAAAACAGATACTTCCGGTAGCGAAACACGGTGGTATCTTGCCGATTCTACCGTTgttgggagttctcggttcGTTCGGAGCGGCGGGAGTCGCAAACACCGTGAACGGTAACAAACCCGCGCGGCGTCAGCTGGAAGAACTGAAACGACACAATTGCGCCATGGAAGGTCACATACTTTATCTGGCTTCATACAAACGCGGGCATGGAGTctcgagtaaaaaaaaaatgtcaagaaAACACTAAAAATTCCCAAGGATATAACTACCAACGTACAACTGCAACAACTTGCAAAGCGTATGCGCATTCCGTATTTTAGAAGTATTTTCATGCGTACTACCTTACTGACAGGGGGAGTGTATTGAAACGAGAGTggtatcgtgaatttggaTAACGCTGAGGGACCGGGTACTCACTGGGTGGCATACGCGAAAAAGGGAGATCGAGCCATTCGACAGTTATGGCAATCTTTGACCACTGAGAGAATTTATGCTGTATCTAAAGAACAACGTGATGCAAATCGAGTACAATCGCATATCTTATCAACAATACGATCAGAGCAATTGTGGACAACTGTGTCTGCGCTTTCTACAAACGGTTGACGATCAATTTAAAGACTGGCGTTGCACTGTTTGAACTCAGTATTTATTCAAACATGTCACTGACATTTACGCTCACCGGCAAGAGTAGCATCCGGAAGGCTACTTTCCCACCGTAGATTTGAGCGATGGCAATTACGAGCTCGGTCTAACAGATTTTGAAACCTATTACACGACACCgaatgtaaatttttcgaaaaataaattctactttGATGATAAGGAGATTACCGTTCCCGAAGAATCGTACGAACTGCATGATATAGACACGTACCTGAAAcaatcaattttacaattgGACCAATCCAATAATGTTGCGAAAAAGAAACATGTCGGCAAAGATGAAGAGTATCCGTTGATTATTCGAGCCAACaacaatacgatgaagagcgagatcaaATGTGCTTATCGGGTAAATTTCACCAAACCGAACAACATTGGATCGGTGCTGGGATTTTTAGCGAATTGCATGCTGGAGCCGCGACAATGGCACGAATCGGACGTACCGATAAATATCATCAGCGTAAACATTATTCGCATAGAGTGTAACGTGACCGCGGGCGCGTACAGCAACGACAAGTACGTGCACACAATACACGAGTTTTCACCGAGTGTGCCaccgggatataagatatcggaaacgccggcACAGATCATTTACTTTCCGATCATCGTACGGAGCATTACTGACCTAACGATTCGCGTTGTGGATCAGGACGGtcgattgattgattttcACGGAGAAGGGATCACCGTTAGACTGCATGTGCGAAGATAACTGTGGTAACGTGAGATGCTCGTACCGAACAAAGTGGAGAAGGTGCAACAGACtagaaacaaaattagagAGACAATCCGGTCGCCAAAGAAGAAACTCACTGCGTCGaacgttgaattttttaaattattgggTTTCGTCATACGAAATGGCTAATATCTTAAACATTGGAGGTGAACCGATCTTTGACAATAGTGTCGTCAAGATTGAAACTCATCCGTACGCCAACACAATGTTTGGACACAACGATGAGATAAGAATACCCATACAGCAGCAAGATTTATACACGTTGCCGTGCGAAAACTTTCTCTACGTCGAAATAAGATTGataataaagagaagaaatgACGAGTCTGAGACAACGCTTGTAAATAATTGCGCAGCGTTTATGTTCAATGAGATTCGATACGAGCTCAACGGTGTGGAGATTGATCGCAACAGAAACTTTGGCATAACCAGTATCCTCAAGAACTACGTATCGCTATCGTATGGTGATTCTCAGATCATGCGGAATGCTGGATGGGACGTTACATCGAGCATACCGGAAGGATACTTTAACTTTTGCGTACCGCTCAAGATGTTGCTGGGCttttgcgaggattacaaacgcgttGTTGTtaacgctcgtcacgaattaattttgatacgtGCGCGTAGCGACAACAATTGCATTGTGGGAAATCCGGCGACGGAGCCAGAAATCGAATTGTTTAAAGTACAGTGGCGAATGCCTGATGTTACGTTAAACGAGGTCAATAAACTGTCCTTGTTACGGGTTTTGGGAAGCGGGCGATAGCTTAGTGTCAGTTTTCGTTCGTGCGATCTGTATGAGTACAGTACTGTCAAGagcgccaccgtggatgtGCAAATAGAATTTAACTGTAAACAAATGTACCTGCAAATACTACCGCCTATTGTCTCATCTTGCATGATCGCGTAATCGAATACTGCCCGCTGTCTAATGTAGTGCGCAAACTCATGTAAATCGCAATGTCGGCAAATATTCCGATATAAGAGAGATAGATGTACCACGATAAGGTATAGATCG
The window above is part of the Temnothorax longispinosus isolate EJ_2023e chromosome 8, Tlon_JGU_v1, whole genome shotgun sequence genome. Proteins encoded here:
- the LOC139817860 gene encoding uncharacterized protein → MANILNIGGEPIFDNSVVKIETHPYANTMFGHNDEIRIPIQQQDLYTLPCENFLYVEIRLIIKRRNDESETTLVNNCAAFMFNEIRYELNGVEIDRNRNFGITSILKNYVSLSYGDSQIMRNAGWDVTSSIPEGYFNFCVPLKMLLGFCEDYKRVVVNARHELILIRARSDNNCIVGNPATEPEIELFKVQWRMPDVTLNEVNKLSLLRVLGSGR